The Psychrobacter sp. P11G3 genomic interval TGTATTTGATAACGAAGTAATTAAAGAGATTGCAGATAAGCACAACGTAACACCAGCACAAATCTCACTAGCTTGGATCTTATCAGACAAGCATCGTGTGGCTATTCCAAAAACGTCTAACCCTGATCACTTGCAAGGTAATCTAGATGCCATCAAGGTTGAGTTAAGTGCAGACGAATTAGAAAAAATCGGCAACCTAGCCAGCTCTGACGGTCGTAAAATTGAGCATCCTGACTATAGCCCAATATGGGATGACTAATAGAGTTAATAAGTACGATTAATTGATTAGCTAAACAAAGCTCAATAAAAAGCCACCGATTATCGGTGGCTTTTTTATATGGTACGACAACTTATAATCGTTACTGTTGTAGCGTTTCGGTCTCATGAATTTTTTCAGCAGGATTATACTGTTCAGAAGAAGGTATCGCTCCGCTACGATTATTTTCTTTCATAGATTTAGCAACTTCTGGTGGCATATAGTTTTCGTCATGCTTAGCCAACACTTCCCCAGCGACGAAAGTATCGCCCTGCATTTTACCAGTGGCAACGACGCCTGAATTTTCAGCAAATAAATCTGGCAGAATACCTTGGTAAGTCACGGGCACGGTTGACTGAAAATCAGTAATCGCAAACTCAACATTTAATGGATTGTCTGCTGCACGCTGCACACTACCGGCAACCACCATACCTCCAGCACGAATACGTTTGTCTTGAGGCGCTTCACCTTGGGCAATAGCGGTTGCATCAAAGTAGTAGTCAGTTTGCTGTCCAATAGCATAGACAACCAACATAACTGCTATTGCTGCACCTGCCAGCGTAAACATAACCCACGTCAGTTTTTTCCGACGAACTGCATTCATACCACTACCCCATTAATGAGTCACTGTTTTATAAACCATAATCAATCTATAAAGCAGAAAAATTTGAAGAAACCACCATTAGAAAAACGTTCTAAAAATGTCTTTCTAATCGTACTCTTCTAATCGCTATATGGTAGCATTTTTCAGATAAATCAATAAGCCTCATCACTGCCTATAAGGTCATATTTTTGTCAGTGTAAGGATACGGCTCCTTACGCTAAAACCATGATATTAAGATGATTTTTATTCCGCTTGTTTAGTTACAGGCGTTGAGGTTTTGGTCGTTCGTTGTGCTTGTCGCGCTTGCTGGATTGTCAGCTGTTTGATAAGTGACTGTCGTTGTTTGCGGCTATAGATAATAAACGCCAACATCACGCCGATCGTTATCGCCCAGCACGACCACACAAAAACCCCATGCTTACCCATGGCGAAAAACTCAGATACGCTATAAAAGTAAGGCTGCATAGTATTTTCCTAGCCGTTATTTGTGTTGACCACGAATGTATTCTTTAACCCACGCTTTGCCTTGATCACGGTATAAAATCAGCGTGTTGGTACGATAAATCGCTAATGTCGCAACCAGTAAATAGCTGCCGATGATCATCAGTAGCAAAGGCATCCACATATCTGCCGACATCTTCGGTGCGGCAGTCAAACTAAAGGTCGCGCCTTGATGCAAGGTATTCCACCACTCTACTGAGTACTTGATAATAGGCAGGTTCACTGCGCCTACAATAGACAAAATAGCGGCCGCTTTACCACGATTGGCCGTATGCTCAAAAGCGGCAAACAGTGCCATTACGCCCGCGTATAAAAACGCCAATATCAGCATTGACGTAAGGCGCGCATCCCATACCCAGTAAGTACCCCATGTTGGCTTTGCCCAGATAGAGCCTGTAAGCAAACTAATGACACATAGCAAAAAGCCCATTGGGGCAAGTGCCTGCGCAACCAAACTGGCTGTCTTAATCTTCCATACCAAATAAATTACCCCCAAGACCGCAAGGGAAAAATAGATAGAAATGGCAAGACTGGCCGCTGGAACATGGATAAAGATAATGCGATAGCTATTACCCTGAAGATAATCAGGCGGCGCAAAAGCAAGGCCCCATACGCTACCGATGAGCAAACAGAGACTGGCTAGTATCGCTAACCACTTGACCCAAGGGCTAAAGATACGAAAAAACTGCTTGGTACCCACAGTGGTCAAGAAACCCTGCCAAATGCGCTGCCACAAGCTAGGGGATGAGACGTTATTCAGGTTGGGCATTGGAAGAAACCTATTACACAGCTTACTGGTGATAAATGATGCGGTCTATATAAGCACCACTATCAACTCACCTGCTGGCGTTAAACACTGGATAGAATCTGCAAAGAGCTGTTTACGTATTCAATTGACTATTATAGCAAAATTGCCAGTTTTCACCACGATGTTAATACATGTGATGCAGATAACTAAATTTAGATAACTGGACTTTAGGATTACAAAACGCAAATCGTTTAATTGAGCCATGACATTTTTAAAGTTGTAGCAATCACCCAAGGCATAACTAGGACAGAAACAATACTTCCTGCTAGTAATAAAGCTAAGATAGGCAAACCATTCAGCCCAGAGGCAAATAAATCAACCGCACCCGTAGCAAAAATCAATACTGGCAACTGCATCGGTAAAGCAATCAAAGGCACCAATACTGCCCCATTCTTTAACGATAGCGTCAAGCTACTAGCAATCGCGGATAGCATTAGGAGAATTGGGCTACCTGTCACGATAGAAGCCATCAATATCCACGCTTCAAACCAACTAAGCTGAAACAACGGCACGGCAAGCAAACTAAGCGCTGCCACAATACCACTGCTAAAAATCCAATGAATGACCAGTCTAATAAATACCCATAACGGTAGTGACGCTTTGGCGACGACCAATTGCGCAAGCGTACCGTTATCAAGCGCAGGCTTGAACAAGCCATCAACGCCCATTACCAGTGACAGCAACGCAGCAATCCACACTGCTGATACGCCCAGACGCTGCAATAGCGCAGGCTCACTACCCACTGCCAACGGAAACAAAGTGATAATCACTAAGAACAGCACTAATGGATACAACCATTGTACCGCTCCTTGCTGCTTGACTTGCCATTCGCGTCGCCATAGCTGCAGGAAGCCAATACTGCGAGGTGCCGCAACAATAGCATTTGGACTTTTATTCATGGCTGCTACTGATCCTACTTGTATTGGACTGTCTGTCATTATTTGTCCTTGCACATATGCTGATGGTACTGATAGCAATCAAACTTATACCATGTAATCTGACAAATCGAGCACTTGATTGGCGACACCGACTGCTTGATGGCTGGTCATTAGTATCGACCCGCCAGCCTGTGCAAAGTCGCGTAACCGCGCTTCTATACGTGCCACCATATCAACATCCAGTGCCGTGAAAGGCTCATCAAGTAACCAGAGCGGTGTTAAATCAGGAGTTAGTAGGTACAATCTGGCCAGCGTGATGCGCCGCGTTTGCCCAGCGGACAGGTGGCTTGAGCTGATCGTCTCAAACCCTTGCAGTCCAACCCATGTGAGCGCATCATCAATATCGGTAATACTTGGCGTGATACCATATAGGTTCAGCAGAAATGTCAGATTCTGTGCTACTGTCAGATTTGGATGGATGCCCAACTGGTGCGAGACATATAAAGGTTGAATGGGCAGGCACGACTGTCCTTGATAAGTAACTTCACCTGACAAAACAGGTAACAATCCAGCCAACTGCATGAGTAACGTGGTCTTTCCCGTCCCATTTGCCCCGATTAGATGGCAAATACTACCTGCAGATAGCTCCAACGCAACGCCTTCGCACAGCGGTATCTCACCGCGCTGAACCGTCAGCTCCTCAAGTGCAAGTAAAGGCGTATCCAAAACCGTCATCAAAACCTCTGGTTATTTATCAAGCAGTCAATATTCATCACAAACAAAGGTAATGTTCGTGGCATAATACCCTATGCTCGCTACAAACACACAGTATAACAAATTGTCGATTACTCTGACTTCAAAAAGTACGACCTCAAAAAAATACGACTTTAAAATATGACCTCAAAACCTATGCCGACTTCACAAGATAGCCAAAAACCTAATACTGCTGCAGAGACTAACAATGACAACGCAGACACTAACTTGTTAAAAGAGCCATCAGCCAGCCGTTTGACAGTAGATAGCTTGATCGATGCTCAAGTCAACTTTATGCAGCAGTGGTTGCACAATCAAGCTGAGCCACTAGCGATGGAAGCTTGGCAATGGTTTGGTGCGCAGCCTTTGAGCAAATATATCACCTGTGACCATTTACAGCAGCTGATGAAAGACTGGCTGTTAAATCAGCAGATGACTGAGGTGATGCGTACCGATATCCGTGATATTTTGCACACCATTATTTATCACCCAGTCAATGATAACGTGCCTTTGTCTGAGCTGATCGATGATGCCCAAGTTGAAACGCTGGCCAACTATATCGGTAGCCATGAGCAGCAGCGCAACATATTGATTCATACGCTGGTCGGTAACGAAACCTTTGCAGATTTATTGACCCAAACACTCTATCACGCTATCAATGACTTTATGGAAAGCACCCTCGATAAAGCAGGTGGCGTTGGTAAATTGATGAAGCTTGGGCGTAGCTCTTTTGAAAAAGCGACCAACAGAAACCTCGATGAAAAACTGCAAACGTACCTGCATCGCAATATCAAAGATTTGACGCGCAAAGCCGAAGCCAATGCCCAAGAACACTTATCAAACGAAGAAGTGGCGCGCCTGATGGTTATGGGCTGGGATCGTATCAAAGACCAACCGATTAGCGAGCTACAAACCTATTTAAGCGATGAGCCTGGTAACAGTAGCATTGACCATATCGAAGCCAGTATCCAACAAAGCTACAATCGTCTACGACTGTCACCGTATCTGCACAGCTTAGTCTCGGCAAGCATTGACACTTGGTATGCCAATCATCAGTCTGACACGATGGCGACCATTGCGGCGAGTTTGCACATTGACGAAGCAGCCATGAAGCAATGTAGCACTACACTACTGCCTATCGTTTACAATGCTCTTGAGACGCCTTGGTTAACGGCTCATATTCGTGAAATGCTAGAAGCGTTCTATGCACAGCCTACTATCAAAGAAGGTTTGGCATTCACTCACGATTAATTTATAACCCTTACTTGTCAGCATACAATTATGAGTCAACGCAATAAACTCAGCTTATGGCAAAAGATCAAACGGTTACTGACTGCTGCCGCACCGCAGTCAGTCGTCGATGCTGCAAGCGAGCAAGGGCATGCATCACTTGCTGACAGCGAGATTAATAATACAAAAAATATATCAGCTGATATTTCTAATATCAGTTCTCAAGCTACTGATAGTACTATCTCTGATATCTCTCATGAATTAGAGGCGAATCAGAGCAGCGAACAGGATAGCAATCAAGCACAAGCACAAGCAAATACATCTCAACTCAAAACCAATAACCTAAAAACCGATAGCGCAAATGCAGAATCTCAAAACCAAAGTGATACGCCTATCGTCGACTGCTTAAAGCAATACTTCAATGACAAACAGTGGCACTACACGCATTATCGACCCAAAACCAACGATAGCCAAAAATCGCATCATTTTTCCTTGAGAATGCGTCATAAGCAAATAAACTGTGGCTATCTGTTTCGGGTGCAAGAAAAAAACAAACTGTTAGCCATCTACGGCATCTTGCCATTTTTGATACCAGAAACTCATCAAAGCGCTGCGATGCTACTTATCACCCAAATCAACTATGACATGCTAGTCGGTAATCTAGAGATGGATGTCAACGATGGTGAGATACGCTACAAAAATGCTATCGATGTCGAAGCAGTTGGTCTAGATAATGAGATCATTGAGCATTTACTCCAAAGCGTGGTTGCGATGACTACGGTCGCCAACGAGCTATTTGGCAACTTGGTTAATAATCAAGACCCTGCTGAAGACATGCAAACGCTACTTGTAGAGCTACGTCAACAGACAGACGCGCGCACTTTCTTTCTGCCGACTCAGTTTGTTCAATAGTTCAGTCCGTTCGATAATTAAGTTCATCCGATAAACTGGTTTTTCAATCAAGCCATAACCGACGATAGCTGATACTTGTCCCTTTATTTTTCTATCCAAAAAACCATCAATACTAAGCTAGAAATCTTATGCTAAAAATTGCCTACTCTGACGTCTTTCGCTACTCCGTGCCCGAAAAGCACCGCTTCCCCATGCAAAAGTACATTATGATTCCTGAGCGTCTACTGGCAGAAGGCACTATCAGCCAAGATAACTTCTTTGCCCCTGCTCGCTTAAGCGAAGATGAGATTTTGACCACGCATACCGCAGAGTACTGGTATCAGCTTAAAACTCAAACACTGCCGCGCAAGGCTGCTCGTGCGATCGGATTTGAGATGACGCCGCAGTTGGTCGAGCGCGGACGTTATATTGCTCATGCAACGTATGAATGCGCGCTATATGCTCAGCAATATGGCGTAGCGATGAACGTCGCAGGCGGCACCCATCACTCCTTTGCTGGTCATGGAGAAGGGTTTTGCGTATTTAATGATGTCTGTATCGCTAGCAACTTATTGCTAAATCGTAGACAGGCAAAAAAGATTTTAGTTATCGATTTGGACGTTCATCAAGGCAATGGCAACGCCAGCATCATGGCAGATGAGCCCCGCGTTTTTATCTTTAGTATGCATGGGGCAAAGAACTACCCGTTTCGTAAGCAAGTATCTGACTTGGATATTGAGCTAGACAATGATACCGGCGATGCTGAGTATTTACAGATATTAGAAGACACGCTGCCACGCTTAATCGCTGAGGTTGCACCAGATATGATTTTTTATCAGTCTGCTGTCGACGTGCTCGCCACCGACAAGCTCGGCAAACTTGGATTGACACAAGCAGGATGCAAGGCGCGTGATGAATATGTACTGCAGCAAGCAAAAGCTGCCAATATTCCTGTCGCTATCGTGATGGGTGGCGGCTACTCAGAAGATATCGAAGACGTGGTTGAAGCGCACTGCAATACCTTTCGTTTGGCACAGCAGATATTTTTTGAAGCATTGGTCTAGGACGTGTCCTCAATTCAAACGAGTGTCCTTTAAATGGGCCAAAAATAGCTAAATCTTGTCAAACAGCGTCAAATAGTTGGGCAATATCTCGATATTATCTGCACTATTTTCCTTGTTTGACAGCAATTTATCTTATTTTTCTCACCATTTTTGAAATGAGGACACGCCCTAATAAAATATCGCTGAAAAGGCTTATATCTTTAGCTATAACAATGCGGTAATACCTTGCCAACCGACACGTATTCCGAGCACGATTAAAATCAATAAAATAAGCTGACGAAAACGCGCTTGCGGCAAATAGCGACGCAAACGGATTCCAACTAGCAGTGTGACTATAGACAGCACACTTAAAAAAGTAATCAGCTGCCACTCACCACTGCTCAGTGCCATGATAGGCTCACGCAACACGATAATTTGAGCAATCTTTCCTAAGAAATAGCACATGTTGCCGACTTTGGCGATGGTATTTTTATCGTCACTGGCAGACAGTAAATACATCATCAGTATGGTCGACATCGCATTGGTCGAGCCGCCGATGACGCCTGCACCAAAGCCAACGGCAATTAACATAGGTCTGGTGTTTGGTAGACGGATTTGCTTACCGAGTAAACTACTCACAACGTAGAAAGCAATGACCGCGGCCAACAATAAAAGAATATAAGCACTATCGACCCATAGCAATAGTTTCGCACCTAAAATACTACCCAATAGGCTAGTAAGCGCAAGCAACCAATAGCGTCTGCCGTAGTAGATAAAGTTTTGCCAAATGGTGCGCTCACCGCCTACTAGCCAGGTCATCACATTAACGACTAGCGAGGGGAAAATCACTAACACAATGGCGTGTTGCAATGGGTACATACTAGCAAGCGCAGTGGTCGTCACTAGCGTTGCGCCAAGTCCGCTAATACCATGTAGCAGTGAGGCAAGCGCAAAAATGATCGTCAGCACTAGCATCTGAGTGCTATCGTTACCAGCTATATTCATCATATCGGTCATACCATTTGAGGCTCAGCGTCTATATCTACACACTATCTACATGCTAGCTATCAGATTTAGCGTCTGTAGCTCTAACTATCTTTACGTTGACCAATTGCTTGACCGATGATGCTAGCTAGTTGCTCAGCAATTTTATCTTTACTGGTCTTCTCAAGTGTTACTGTGTCACGCTCATAGCGCTCAGAGAAAAACACCTGCATCGCATTGTCATCACTAGCAAAACCAATATCTGCACGTGAGACATCATTGCAAGCAATCATATCCAAATCTTTTGCGACCAACTTACCACGGGCATAACGCTCGACATCTTGCGTCTCTGCTGCAAAACCAACGACAAATAGCTCTGGATGCGCAAGAGAAATTGTCGCTAGAATATCAGGGTTTTTAACCAAACTGAGCGTCATGGCATCTTGTGTTTTTTTGATTTTTTGCGGTGCGGCTTCTTCTGTACGATAATCTGCCACGGCTGCGGTCGCGATAAAGATATCTGCTTTTACAAATTGGTTGTCATCATGAGAATGTAGCAAGTCATTATGGTCATGGTCGCTTACATCGTCATCACCGCAACCACAATCGCCATGATGATGCTCGTGAGTGTGAGAATGGTTATGAGAGTGATCGTGCTCATGAGAATGGTCATGCTCTTCTTCAAGGACAAATTGCAGCTCGCTATGCGTACCTTCCACACATTGCTGCGCCGTTATCAGCATATCTTCGGCAGACAGCACATCGATTCGTGTGACATTAAGCGGCGTGGGCAATGCCACTTTACCACCAGCGATCAAGACAACGTCTGCACCAGCAGCCACACAGGCACGTGCCAATGCAAAGCCCATTTTTCCTGAAGAGTGATTAGACAGATAACGCACAGGGTCAATCGCTTCTACCGTTGGACCTGCAGTAATGACTACTCTTTTACCTGCTAGCAACTGCGGCGTTGTATTCATTGCTATGAATAGTAACACCTCATCTAATAATTGCTCAGGCTCAGGCAATCGCCCTGCTCCGACATCACCGCACGCTTGCTCACCGCTAGCTGGTTGGATAATTTGATAATTCATATCGCGCAATGTTTGCACGTTTAGACTGACTGCTGGATGCGCCCACATCTGCTGATTCATGGCAGGAGCAATAATGACGGGCGCAGTAGTGGCCAGACACACTGTGGTCAATAGATCATCAGCCATACCCATGGCCAGACGCGCAAGCGTATTGGCTGAAGCAGGTGCAATCACGATTAAGTCGGCCCACTTAGCCAGCTCAATATGCCCCATGCCTGCCTCGGCTTGCTCATCGAGCAACGATACATGCACCTCGTTACCCGTTAATGCTTGTAGAGTCAGCGGTGTGATAAATGCTTGTGCGCCTGTCGTCATGATAACGCGCACATCAAAGCCTGCCTTCACTAACAAGCGGGCAAATATAGCAGATTTATAAGCGGCGATACCGCCAGTAATAGCAAGCACAATATTGGACATAAGCGTGGCATCAACAAAAAAGTGAAAAGATAAAATTGCGCTTATAGTAACAATTATGAGATAAATTGGGTAAGATTTTCCGTATCTATCTCAGATAACGAGTATCCACCCATTTTCAAGGAGTGACAATGGCGATCAAAGACTGGCATGAGGATGACAGGCCACGCGAAAAACTTTTAAAATTTGGTGCAGCTCATTTGTCTGATGCCGAGATACTGGCCATATTTTTGCGCACCGGTACTCAGTCTCAATCAGCGATTGAATTAGCGCGGCATTTGATTGATCAGTTTGGTAGCTTAGCCGAGCTATTAGCCGCCCCTCAACAGACGGTTCTTGCCTGTCATGGTATGGGTCCTGCAAAGTACGCCCAAATATTAGCCTCACTTGAGATGGGTACGCGCTATCTGGACAGTCAACTCAAAA includes:
- the ccmE gene encoding cytochrome c maturation protein CcmE; this encodes MNAVRRKKLTWVMFTLAGAAIAVMLVVYAIGQQTDYYFDATAIAQGEAPQDKRIRAGGMVVAGSVQRAADNPLNVEFAITDFQSTVPVTYQGILPDLFAENSGVVATGKMQGDTFVAGEVLAKHDENYMPPEVAKSMKENNRSGAIPSSEQYNPAEKIHETETLQQ
- the ccmD gene encoding heme exporter protein CcmD, yielding MQPYFYSVSEFFAMGKHGVFVWSCWAITIGVMLAFIIYSRKQRQSLIKQLTIQQARQAQRTTKTSTPVTKQAE
- the ccmC gene encoding heme ABC transporter permease CcmC — translated: MPNLNNVSSPSLWQRIWQGFLTTVGTKQFFRIFSPWVKWLAILASLCLLIGSVWGLAFAPPDYLQGNSYRIIFIHVPAASLAISIYFSLAVLGVIYLVWKIKTASLVAQALAPMGFLLCVISLLTGSIWAKPTWGTYWVWDARLTSMLILAFLYAGVMALFAAFEHTANRGKAAAILSIVGAVNLPIIKYSVEWWNTLHQGATFSLTAAPKMSADMWMPLLLMIIGSYLLVATLAIYRTNTLILYRDQGKAWVKEYIRGQHK
- a CDS encoding heme exporter protein CcmB, producing the protein MNKSPNAIVAAPRSIGFLQLWRREWQVKQQGAVQWLYPLVLFLVIITLFPLAVGSEPALLQRLGVSAVWIAALLSLVMGVDGLFKPALDNGTLAQLVVAKASLPLWVFIRLVIHWIFSSGIVAALSLLAVPLFQLSWFEAWILMASIVTGSPILLMLSAIASSLTLSLKNGAVLVPLIALPMQLPVLIFATGAVDLFASGLNGLPILALLLAGSIVSVLVMPWVIATTLKMSWLN
- the ccmA gene encoding heme ABC exporter ATP-binding protein CcmA, producing the protein MTVLDTPLLALEELTVQRGEIPLCEGVALELSAGSICHLIGANGTGKTTLLMQLAGLLPVLSGEVTYQGQSCLPIQPLYVSHQLGIHPNLTVAQNLTFLLNLYGITPSITDIDDALTWVGLQGFETISSSHLSAGQTRRITLARLYLLTPDLTPLWLLDEPFTALDVDMVARIEARLRDFAQAGGSILMTSHQAVGVANQVLDLSDYMV
- a CDS encoding YbjN domain-containing protein; protein product: MSQRNKLSLWQKIKRLLTAAAPQSVVDAASEQGHASLADSEINNTKNISADISNISSQATDSTISDISHELEANQSSEQDSNQAQAQANTSQLKTNNLKTDSANAESQNQSDTPIVDCLKQYFNDKQWHYTHYRPKTNDSQKSHHFSLRMRHKQINCGYLFRVQEKNKLLAIYGILPFLIPETHQSAAMLLITQINYDMLVGNLEMDVNDGEIRYKNAIDVEAVGLDNEIIEHLLQSVVAMTTVANELFGNLVNNQDPAEDMQTLLVELRQQTDARTFFLPTQFVQ
- a CDS encoding histone deacetylase, which gives rise to MLKIAYSDVFRYSVPEKHRFPMQKYIMIPERLLAEGTISQDNFFAPARLSEDEILTTHTAEYWYQLKTQTLPRKAARAIGFEMTPQLVERGRYIAHATYECALYAQQYGVAMNVAGGTHHSFAGHGEGFCVFNDVCIASNLLLNRRQAKKILVIDLDVHQGNGNASIMADEPRVFIFSMHGAKNYPFRKQVSDLDIELDNDTGDAEYLQILEDTLPRLIAEVAPDMIFYQSAVDVLATDKLGKLGLTQAGCKARDEYVLQQAKAANIPVAIVMGGGYSEDIEDVVEAHCNTFRLAQQIFFEALV
- a CDS encoding sulfite exporter TauE/SafE family protein is translated as MMNIAGNDSTQMLVLTIIFALASLLHGISGLGATLVTTTALASMYPLQHAIVLVIFPSLVVNVMTWLVGGERTIWQNFIYYGRRYWLLALTSLLGSILGAKLLLWVDSAYILLLLAAVIAFYVVSSLLGKQIRLPNTRPMLIAVGFGAGVIGGSTNAMSTILMMYLLSASDDKNTIAKVGNMCYFLGKIAQIIVLREPIMALSSGEWQLITFLSVLSIVTLLVGIRLRRYLPQARFRQLILLILIVLGIRVGWQGITALL
- the coaBC gene encoding bifunctional phosphopantothenoylcysteine decarboxylase/phosphopantothenate--cysteine ligase CoaBC, translated to MSNIVLAITGGIAAYKSAIFARLLVKAGFDVRVIMTTGAQAFITPLTLQALTGNEVHVSLLDEQAEAGMGHIELAKWADLIVIAPASANTLARLAMGMADDLLTTVCLATTAPVIIAPAMNQQMWAHPAVSLNVQTLRDMNYQIIQPASGEQACGDVGAGRLPEPEQLLDEVLLFIAMNTTPQLLAGKRVVITAGPTVEAIDPVRYLSNHSSGKMGFALARACVAAGADVVLIAGGKVALPTPLNVTRIDVLSAEDMLITAQQCVEGTHSELQFVLEEEHDHSHEHDHSHNHSHTHEHHHGDCGCGDDDVSDHDHNDLLHSHDDNQFVKADIFIATAAVADYRTEEAAPQKIKKTQDAMTLSLVKNPDILATISLAHPELFVVGFAAETQDVERYARGKLVAKDLDMIACNDVSRADIGFASDDNAMQVFFSERYERDTVTLEKTSKDKIAEQLASIIGQAIGQRKDS